A region of the Phaeodactylum tricornutum CCAP 1055/1 chromosome 1, whole genome shotgun sequence genome:
CATTAattgctaacagtaaatcctTTTGCAAGGGTCTAATTCTTCCACTCCTCCCTCGTCCTCTCGCGCGCCCGCCCCTTCCGCCGCGGCCTCGCCCACCTCGTCCTGATGCTGTCAGTCGGTCCGAGCCGTGATAAATTCTAACTCTCGCTTTCAAAACCTCGTCTTCGGGAAAACAGCTAGTGTATTTTAATTCACCGTCAGGAAAAGGGGAATCGCCCGCTTTGAAGTCGACCTGCATAAGGTGGACTCCCAATGCTTCGTCTTTTTTGTTAAGAACGGTGATCTTCTCGATACCTTTGGGCATATAAACGATGATCGGGTCTCTAGTAGACACGAGTCGCCACTTCGGGCCCATGTGGGGGTCAAGAATTAAAACACCATCGCTTTCAGGATCTGTACTAACAGTCAACTCCTCAATCGAAGGGTGTTCATCCGGTAATGGGCATTCCAAAACAAGGCGTTTTCCAGCAATGGAAGTAATCtgtttttctttctgttcgTCTTCCGTGTCCGTAGGATCTTGAGGGAGCTCATCAGCATCTAAAGACCATTTGGAATCGTTGAAGCAGCGTGGACACAGAGGAAAAGTGCGCTGTGGGTTACCAACTGAAAAAAGGCACAGCTCAAAATTGCAGTTTTCAACCGAGCAGACTCGTCCTGTCCACTGTTTGACAATACCTCCTGAAGGTAAAGGATATACGGTTTCTGTCCATTTGTTGTACAAGCGAGGTGGTGGCCCTTCGATAAATTGCAAGTAGCGACGAGTTAGGCCACATCTGGTAAACGGTTTCCCAACATCTTCAAGTTTGGAAAATGACGTGCTGAACAAGACATCCATTTTGGAGATGTTATTCACAAACGAATCAAACTTGTTTCTGAACAAATCGATAGCCTTTTGGACAACAATATCCTTGCTCAATAGCCCTTTGGCAATCTTGTTGCACTCGTCTTCTATGTCAGAACGAACGCGAGGAAGTACAAGCGAGCTGTCTATCTGATGGTAGCCTTGCGCCAAAACAATACCGAGCTTCGATGGTACCAAACGACGGCCTGATTCTAAAGCGACATAATTGCGCTTTTGAACATTTTCTATGTGTGTCGAAATACTGGCATCCGTACCAATTCCGTTCTTTTCCATCAACGAAATCAACTCGGATTCGGTAAGGTAAGTGGGTGGCGTTGTCATCTTCTCTTTAATGCCGAGGTTAGCACGAACTGTGGTACCTGGAACAACGGAAACTTTAGATGAATCACCTGGCGACGAACTGGTATTCGTGAGAGGAATTAGTTCACCATATGCAAACGCTGGAAGGGCCcgctcttcctcgtcttcatcacCTTCAATATTCTCTTCGCCATATTCTGTATGCAACAGGACGGCAAGGAAGCCCGGTGAAACAGGCTCTTTGCCTCGAAGAGTAAATACACCTTTCTCTCCCAGAGCTTCGATGGCAAAATCGATCTGCGTTGAACGCCACACTGCATCTTGGCTGACAGAAGCAATGAAATGACGCACAACTAAATCGTAAACCCGCGCCATGTCCCCGCTTAGTTCACCAGCACGAGTAGCACGGCATGGGGTGATTGGAGGATGGTCTCCCATATCAATGCCTCCCCGCGACTTGTTTGGACCTTCTCGAAGTAATTCTCTCACATAGCTCCCCCATCGAACGTCTGATGACTGTTGCTGAAGAGTGCCATAAATATCGAAAGATTTCGGATAGGCCGAAGACTCGGTTCTAGGGTACGAAAGATAGCCACTCAGATAAAGTCGTTCTGCAGTTTGCAACGTGGCGTGAGGACCAATTCCTAGTGCTTTACTGCAAGCTTTGAGAAGCGCCACTGTATTCAAAGGAATTGGTCGTCCCTGTTTCTTATCTTTGGCAACGACGCTCGTAACTTTGGCAAAAGGTCCACTTTCCAAGGCCTCAAGTAACAACTTTTCGACCTTGTTCTTGTTGAAAGAACGCCCCGAGCCCCAGAGAGCTCGCAACGATCGCCCTCGCTTCATGACGGCCAGTTCCAACACCCAGTACGGTTCCGGTTTGAACGTTTGAATGTCAATGTAGCGTTGCACACAAAAGCCGAGCGTCGGGGTCTGGCAAGGGCCGTAGGAAAGCACTGCACTGTTGAGATCACCATAGCGACCTTGAAAGTATCGAGTTTGGTAGCGCGAGAAAGCAATGCCTACTTTCAAATCCAATTCCTGTCGGGCATCAACGGAAAGGGCCTGGTTCTTGTCTGGCTTGCCCTatccaagcaaaagaagaaaatatGTTGAGCTTTGTGCAGAAATAAAATCAAAAATGTCTTGAGGGGAGATATGACCTACCAAAGAGTTGTAGGCTTTTTGAATATCGGACGGATTAATTGCGGAAAAGTAAGCACGATAAACGCGATCAAAGTTTGAGCTACCACCGCTCTTCATTACATGCATACAACAGTCGAGTACTTCAAAGTTGATGTTTTCACCTTCCCGGTCGCAGTCCATCCAAAGCACAATGAAATGCACGCCACGGGCTTCATCCTCCAAATGCCGAACTACGGAGGATTTGCAAGGCTTTCGCACAATTGGCGCCTCAAAGAGTTCGGCCGGATCCACTGAATCCCACGATTGATATTTCTCGGGAAAATCCACGTTAAATACGTGCCCGGCCACCGATGTGATCTTATGTTGGAAATGTTTTGCGTGTGGAGCCTTGGGAAAGGAAATGCCGTTGGACAGCTCGTACACAGGGAGACTCTTGCTTCGCATACTAGGATTGGATGATTTTCCTTCCGCTGATGCCAATCCATGTGCAATGGCCTGAGCAATACTAGGTTTTTCCGCTACGTGTAGGATAGTGATGGACTCCCCGCGGCCAAAATTGGGGTCGCTAGTTTGTTGCGGCTGATTGGGCGGGATCGAAGGGGCAAGGGGTTTGCTGGAGTCGGAGGAAGCTACGGAGGAAGCTCTTCCACCCGTGCGCTTTGCATCAAACTTCTTGCTGGCTGTGACTTTACCATTCTTCTTATTCTTTGCGATGTTGTTTCCAATTTTGTTTCCCACACCATCATACTTTAGTAACTGTTTCTCCAGCGTCTCGTTCTTTGGCTTGATGCTCTTTTCGTTCGGATTCGATGAGCCtcctttgcttttctttttcttgatcGACGATGGCTCTTGTGGTTCCACGCCATTTGGTTTGAGAAATTTGGGAGAATTCTTTGCCTTTGCATTCAGCGGCTTGGCTTCTGCTGGATTGATACGTTTTGTCTTCCCATTGGCGTTTTTGCTTATGGACGTTTGGGGGACTTGACTTTTCTCTTTCGGTTCGAACGGTTTTGCCTCCGCCCGGATGACCGAAACCTCTTTGGTGGCTTTGGAATTTGTATCGTTTCGCGATGGAGCAACGGATGAGTTTGACGGTAGCGATGCTTCTTGGTCGCGATTGGGTCGATTGGACTTGCCGGATCGTCCCCGACCCCGACCACGTCCTCGTCCACCGTTGCCGGCAGCTGTCCGTCCGCGCTCGCCGTCACGGACGGTTTGAGGACCACGACCTGAGCTTGGGACAATGGGAGCACCGTGGGTATCGCTGTCCGTCATGATTACAATAAGTGGTCGGTGTTGGGGTGCCAGTACGAATGGCAGCATAGGTCCAGAATCCATCACGACaacgagaaggaaaaagaaaccCTACTCTCTCTAGAGTAGAGTATTACAGCTAGGGCAACAGATTCGGACTGCTCTTTGATATGTGacgcttactgttaatcaCATTCATTCCTGGTGACAGGAAAGGAGAATGTCTCATGACTTTGAAAAGTATGTTATCGAGTCGTATAAGACAGTCGTAGATGAAGGCGAACGATCGGGTTCGAAAGATCGACCCAACCGACGCAAAAATAGGACTGGACCTGACTATGGCGTGGACTGTTGGGCGTTGTCTCCTCCCGTCTTCttcgctgactgtgaataaacATTTAGTTTCTGTGTTGTCCCTCGGTGATCTCTTACGTCTACCTTGTATATTCTAGTGCTATGGCTTCCGAAGGCGCTTCTGGTGCCGCTTCGGGCGGCCAGTTGCAAGAAAAGTTGGACCTGTCGAAGGAAACCGACGCCAAAATAGAACAGGCTCGAACGCTCGTCAACGCGGGACAGTTGCCGGAAGCACTCGCTCTACTATCCGCGTTGGAAAAACAATGCCGGGTGGGGAACGACAATCCTTCTTTGGTCCGTGTCTGCGAAGAAAGCCTCAAGCTGTGCCGGCAAGTcggcgacgaagacgccATGGTCGACACGATCCAAAGCCTGGTGACGCGACGCTCACAAAAGACCTCCGCCGTAAAAGCCCTGGTGCAGACGGCCTTGCCATGGTGCGTCGAAGAACCCTTCGCACCTTTGCCAGTGTCCACCGATTCCGAAATTGCCTTTCGGGATCGTTTGGTCGTCGTCTTGCGGGACGTTACCGACGGAAAGCTCTTTTTGGAACGGGAGCGGGCGCAGTTGACCCGCGCGTTGGCGACCATTAAGGTACGTGTGCAACACCTTGCCGTGAGAGCATACTGATTCGCGATTCTCTCATTGAATCTAACCGTGTGTTGGTGTCACAATGGTCCGGATTCTTACCCGTTACGGTTGTATTTTAGGAACAACAAGGGGATATTTCTGAAGCCGCCAACGTGTTGCAAGATGTACACGTTGAAACTTACGgttcactttccaaaaaggataAGATCGAATTTATTCTCGAGCAAATGCGTCTTACGCTGGCCAAGAAAGATTTTGTCCGGGCTGCCATTGTTGCAGGAAAAGTATCAAAGAAAAATTTGGCGGAAGAGAACATGAAAACGTACAAGGTCCAATTTTATACACTCATGACAATTTACCATCGGCACGATAAGAACGCTCTCGATTTGGCCAGAGATTATCATGCTATTTACTTGACTCCGCATATATTGGCGGACGGTGTCAAATGGAGGGAAGCCTTGCAAGCGACGGTCGTTTTCTTGGCGCTTAGTCCGTACGACAACGAACAGCAAGATATGTTGAATCGGATTGCCCTGGAGGAGAACTTGGAAAAACTTCCGGCTTGCAAGTGAGTATCGTGCTTTGTGTAAATGACAGTACTGGCTAGTGTAGTGTTCACGAAGTATTCTTGTTGGTTGCCAGTGTCTACTTTCTCATTATATTCGTTTGGTTCTGGACAGAAAAACGATTGATCTCTTGCTCAAGAAGGAAATCATTAATTACCCAATGACGCATCAAGCCGAACTCGAAGCGCTACCGGTATGTCACGAAGGTGGCGAAGATCTGGCGGCGCACTGGCACGAAGTTTTTCACCGCCGCATTATTCAGCACAATATTCGCGTCGTCTCGGTTTACTACAAACGTATTCACGGTGCCCGTCTCGCACAGCTCTTGCAACTGGAGCCCGCTCGGGTCGAAAAGGAAATAGCATCCATGGTCAGCGAAGGCTCGATTTACGCCAAGATCGATCGCCCCAAAGATATTGTTCGCTTTTCACAACCCAAAACGGCGGAAGCGGTTCTTTCGGACTGGGCTTCGGACATTGATAAGCTGCTTAATTTGGTCGAAACAACCACACATTTGATTGACAAGGAAAACATGACGAGTTCGTAGTGATCTATTAAGCTTGAAAAGGTTTTACTCCGCCATCACTATGCTAACTTTTTCATCACTATCGTTACTCTTTGGTACTGATCTCAATCGAACAATTCTACAGTCGGCGGCTGGGTCGCCCTGGTCGTGCCCAGACTCTGCCACCCTTCTTGATGCCGCTCCAAAATCGAGGATTGACTAGCATAACGACACACGTCTGGCGAGGCATCTCCAATCACCAGGAGTTTCGACCAAAAGGAAAATATCTGAACTACTTCTCCCGCCACGGCCATACTTTGACTTTGTCGTGCGACACTTTCCTTACTGCAATACCACAGCAACGTCTCGTTTGAGAAGCGCTTGGCGATCATACATCGTAATAGTTGCCCCGATTGTGCGACTTCGCTCTCGACATGTGTCGAATCGTATACGGCACCATAACCCGGcgtttgttgtcgttcgacACGTTGCTCAGCAAATCgaggtttggaaaagacgaagCCGTTACCGTTACATCAAGTGCAAAAATATACTCCATTGTACTCGGGATCCCCACAATTGCTCACCTCTACGCGTCGAGAGAGTAACAGGGTCGGGACACGGACGTGACAATTCGACGGCTGCGTGCATATTCCTTCCAACTGCTCCTGCGCTCGCAATAGCTGCATAACATCAATTAGCTGTCGCTGAACAGCAATACTGCGTGTTCGACGCTGTGCACTGCACAGTGCCAAGTCGCGGAATCTCCAGCACGTTCGCTGGAGCCGAACGAGAGATTGGCAGTCGAGGAACTCTAGTACTCGTAAAACAAGGTCGTCAGCTGCACCGTACTGAAGAAAGGAAGCGCACTGTCTCGCAAACAAGTCGTTCAAGTCTGATATTTCATCTTTCTGGTCTTGATTCTGGCTTTGAAAAGTGATACTTTTGTTGTGGACGTGGTGGAGGTTCTCCATGGACTTCAGAAAATCTCTGTACTCTTGAGTATTTTGGACAGTTTTTACATCTTCCATGCGGAGCGACGAGAGCCAGCGTATACAAGCATCTATctcttttttcgtttcgctgcCTTGCTGCCATGTGAAAGTATCCCTCATTTACCTTCTCTAGTAGGCAGAGCCAACAAAAATATTGGTAGCTCCAGAATTTGTCAGGTAGAGGGGAGTCTTCCGTATGGTTGTCGCAATGTAAATGAAATCTGTTCGAAGTTTTTTACTTGCCGTAATCAGTCCTAATCATTTCTGCATAGTACATTCCCAAGGCCTCGTTCCCTGGCTACTTTTTGATTTGAGTAGAGAGTTCCCTGTAAACGGATTCTTGCTGTAGTTCATTTACAATAAAGCCTGCAATCCGATCTTTTTCGCCGTCAGTTTGTCGGTTTCCTCTCGCTAGAATTTCGTGTCCGTGTTTAGGATACCAAGGTAGAATAGGGGTTCGGGGGAgggttcacagtcaggcaaGGCCGGCAGTGAAGGACGAAGATGCTGTTATTCTTTGATAGAGTACCCGGACCTTTGTGTAAATGAGCTAACAGTCAATCTAAAGTTTGGCCATAGTCACATTCATATTCTTGAAAGAAGAGTCTAGAAGAACTTATGTAATGGAAGCTGATGCTGCAGGGTTAGAATTCATAATGATTTCTATTTATTTGACAAGCGGATTTGCCCTTCATTTTTGGCTATTCCTTGTTCTCTGGCTTTTGGTCGTTTACGATGTCGCtttcctcctcctcttcaTCGCTATCCCAGTGGTGGTGTTCGTCCAGGATCTTCGGATCAAAACCTCGGAGAGGAAACTTTCTGGTATGGTCAATAACTGTAGAACCAGCAAATTTTTCGTTGGCCAGAGGATCTTTTGTCAGTTcttttggtttcttttgaatAACATCATCAATCACAAATGACATATcaccatcatcatcgtcgtcgatcaTATTTCCCCAATTGTAGAGATTAAGCGGCATGCCTAAAACGACTTCCTCGACAGCCGAGATCCATCCTGGCATTTCGTATCCACAAGTCACAATCTTGCACTCGAGTCCGGCGAGTTTTTTCTCCAGCAGGGGTCGGAACTTGGCAAGCGCTTCGTCCGCAAAATACATACTAATGATGGTTGCTTGTTGCACCACAGCCCATGCGGGATGATCTTCGTCCATCAAGTCGGCAACGATGAATTCCAGCTTTGGCCGCGGGTGGCGCTTGGCAAGGCGATCTCGCGCGATCTGTACGATCTTTTCGTCAATGTCTATACCAGTAGACTGCAGGACACCAAAATTGATCGCATAGAAGTTGACTCGGCCGTCACCCGACCCAAGGTCCACGTGAATGTCCCGTGGAGTTGCGGCGGTGAGGTCGAAAATTTTGCCAACGGCGGCATCGGGCAGTGGCACCCAAGGGGATAGGGAAGTTTTCCGCAGATACTCATCCATACTTTCCTCACCATGTTCGTAAGGACCTTCTAGCCTTCCGAATGTGGGCGAATTTCCTGACAAGTGGTACTTCTCGAAAGCGGGTCGTTTCCGACGGGTAGAGGAAGACAGAGAGCGCTGcacaaaaggaaagcaatccttATTTTCTATTTCACTCGTGAACATTCCGGTGATTttcgaaggaagaaaagcgCGAAGGTGCTTCTCGTTACGAGCCATGGATATTAGACGCGCCATGGTATTCAAAAACAGATCTTTGAAGTAGGTGTAATAGTACACCCAGAGCTTTTCAATCGACTTGTAAGGGTCGAAATAGGGGATTTTGGTGTGTGATACGTTCTGTCGTTCGACAAAAAATCGCACGTTATCGATGAGAAACAGATGACGTCACATGAGTATCAGACAGACGGTTTGTGCGTTTTTATTGCTCTAAATTTTTGGTCGCATTTCTGCCCGTGCGTAAGTTACAGTTAGAAGTTCACAGCTTTCCGTCACTAATTTTTGGTCGGAGGCTTTGGCAGTCCGCTCTGTTACGGTCAAGGTAAAAAGGCCTGCGTCGAGACGGCAGCAAATGCGAGAATTAGCTGAATCACCACTTTGCAGCAGCAATAGAAGAAGAAGCGCTGTGGCGGGTAAGGAAACTTCCGCTTCGGTGTCATGACACGCCAAACGAAACGGTGCAAGGAAACCGACATGCCGAGGGCCAAAGCTGACAGGCCACCGTTTCCGCTTCACAAATCAGCCCGAAAGCCGTCTTTCGAAGAGGGGATTGAATCAGTGGTCAATCTAATTAAAGAGCGACGTAATGTTGTTGTCTTAACGGGAGCTGGTATATCAGTCAGCTGTGGCATTCCGGA
Encoded here:
- the RPN5 gene encoding regulatory proteasome non-atpase subunit 5 (26S proteasome regulatory non ATPase subunit, homolog to animal subunit 12), giving the protein MASEGASGAASGGQLQEKLDLSKETDAKIEQARTLVNAGQLPEALALLSALEKQCRVGNDNPSLVRVCEESLKLCRQVGDEDAMVDTIQSLVTRRSQKTSAVKALVQTALPWCVEEPFAPLPVSTDSEIAFRDRLVVVLRDVTDGKLFLERERAQLTRALATIKEQQGDISEAANVLQDVHVETYGSLSKKDKIEFILEQMRLTLAKKDFVRAAIVAGKVSKKNLAEENMKTYKVQFYTLMTIYHRHDKNALDLARDYHAIYLTPHILADGVKWREALQATVVFLALSPYDNEQQDMLNRIALEENLEKLPACKKTIDLLLKKEIINYPMTHQAELEALPVCHEGGEDLAAHWHEVFHRRIIQHNIRVVSVYYKRIHGARLAQLLQLEPARVEKEIASMVSEGSIYAKIDRPKDIVRFSQPKTAEAVLSDWASDIDKLLNLVETTTHLIDKENMTSS
- a CDS encoding predicted protein codes for the protein MARLISMARNEKHLRAFLPSKITGMFTSEIENKDCFPFVQRSLSSSTRRKRPAFEKYHLSGNSPTFGRLEGPYEHGEESMDEYLRKTSLSPWVPLPDAAVGKIFDLTAATPRDIHVDLGSGDGRVNFYAINFGVLQSTGIDIDEKIVQIARDRLAKRHPRPKLEFIVADLMDEDHPAWAVVQQATIISMYFADEALAKFRPLLEKKLAGLECKIVTCGYEMPGWISAVEEVVLGMPLNLYNWGNMIDDDDDGDMSFVIDDVIQKKPKELTKDPLANEKFAGSTVIDHTRKFPLRGFDPKILDEHHHWDSDEEEEESDIVNDQKPENKE
- a CDS encoding DNA topoisomerase: ITILHVAEKPSIAQAIAHGLASAEGKSSNPSMRSKSLPVYELSNGISFPKAPHAKHFQHKITSVAGHVFNVDFPEKYQSWDSVDPAELFEAPIVRKPCKSSVVRHLEDEARGVHFIVLWMDCDREGENINFEVLDCCMHVMKSGGSSNFDRVYRAYFSAINPSDIQKAYNSLGKPDKNQALSVDARQELDLKVGIAFSRYQTRYFQGRYGDLNSAVLSYGPCQTPTLGFCVQRYIDIQTFKPEPYWVLELAVMKRGRSLRALWGSGRSFNKNKVEKLLLEALESGPFAKVTSVVAKDKKQGRPIPLNTVALLKACSKALGIGPHATLQTAERLYLSGYLSYPRTESSAYPKSFDIYGTLQQQSSDVRWGSYVRELLREGPNKSRGGIDMGDHPPITPCRATRAGELSGDMARVYDLVVRHFIASVSQDAVWRSTQIDFAIEALGEKGVFTLRGKEPVSPGFLAVLLHTEYGEENIEVSVVPGTTVRANLGIKEKMTTPPTYLTESELISLMEKNGIGTDASISTHIENVQKRNYVALESGRRLVPSKLGIVLAQGYHQIDSSLVLPRVRSDIEDECNKIAKGLLSKDIVVQKAIDLFRNKFDSFVNNISKMDVLFSTSFSKLEDVGKPFTRCGLTRRYLQFIEGPPPRLYNKWTETVYPLPSGGIVKQWTGRVCSVENCNFELCLFSVGNPQRTFPLCPRCFNDSKWSLDADELPQDPTDTEDEQKEKQITSIAGKRLVLECPLPDEHPSIEELTVSTDPESDGVLILDPHMGPKWRLVSTRDPIIVYMPKGIEKITVLNKKDEALGVHLMQVDFKAGDSPFPDGELKYTSCFPEDEVLKARVRIYHGSDRLTASGRGGRGRGGRGGR